From the genome of Fusobacterium varium, one region includes:
- the yxeP_10 gene encoding Uncharacterized hydrolase YxeP, giving the protein MLIKELSEKYNEYIIDRRRYYHQYPELTLQEIETTKSIIKDLKEIGIEDIKTFKDFYGCVGILKGGKPGKTVLLRADIDALPVLEKTGLPFASKIEGKMHACGHDNHIAMLLGAAKILFDMKDEIAGTVKFLFQPAEELAVGAKAVVEQGVMDDVDACYGIHIWSMVDSPKINMEIGERMASCDNFKITIKGFGSHGSAPHLGHDAIVAASGVIMGLQTIVSRINNPLNAAVITIGVVDAGQRFNIIADKAVLEGTVRTFNKKFRMEIEGLIRQISNDIAAGYQCTAETEYSYLTGAVINEDQHLVDIAQNAVKKLYGEDGLTELEKMTGSEDFAYLMEKAPGVYGFIGARNPAIPGSEKSNHHECFTVDEEALRRGAAVAAQFAFDFLTEK; this is encoded by the coding sequence ATGCTGATCAAAGAACTTTCTGAAAAATATAATGAATATATAATAGACCGTAGAAGATATTATCATCAATATCCTGAACTTACTCTACAAGAGATTGAAACTACAAAATCTATAATTAAAGACTTAAAAGAAATAGGAATAGAAGATATAAAAACATTTAAAGATTTTTATGGTTGTGTTGGAATATTAAAAGGTGGAAAACCAGGTAAAACTGTCCTTCTTCGTGCTGATATCGACGCTCTTCCTGTATTAGAAAAAACTGGACTTCCTTTTGCTTCAAAGATTGAAGGAAAAATGCATGCTTGTGGACATGATAATCATATAGCTATGTTGCTGGGAGCTGCTAAAATATTATTTGATATGAAAGATGAAATTGCTGGAACTGTTAAATTTTTATTCCAACCAGCAGAAGAATTAGCTGTAGGAGCAAAGGCTGTAGTTGAACAAGGAGTCATGGACGATGTTGATGCCTGCTATGGCATTCATATTTGGTCTATGGTGGATTCTCCAAAAATCAATATGGAAATAGGAGAAAGAATGGCTTCTTGTGATAATTTTAAAATAACCATTAAAGGATTTGGTTCTCATGGTTCTGCTCCTCATCTTGGACATGATGCTATTGTGGCAGCAAGTGGTGTTATAATGGGGCTTCAAACTATTGTAAGCCGTATTAATAATCCTTTAAATGCTGCTGTTATTACTATTGGAGTAGTTGATGCTGGACAAAGATTTAATATTATTGCTGATAAAGCTGTATTAGAAGGAACTGTACGTACTTTTAATAAAAAATTTAGAATGGAAATAGAAGGACTTATCAGACAAATATCTAATGATATTGCTGCTGGATATCAGTGTACTGCTGAAACTGAGTATTCATATCTGACAGGTGCTGTTATAAATGAAGATCAACATTTGGTCGATATAGCTCAAAATGCTGTTAAAAAACTATATGGTGAAGATGGTTTAACAGAACTAGAAAAAATGACTGGTTCAGAAGATTTTGCTTATCTTATGGAAAAAGCTCCTGGAGTATATGGTTTCATTGGTGCAAGAAACCCTGCTATTCCAGGTTCTGAAAAAAGCAATCATCATGAATGTTTTACAGTAGATGAAGAAGCTTTACGAAGAGGAGCAGCTGTTGCAGCTCAATTCGCTTTTGACTTTTTAACTGAAAAATAA
- the rbr3B gene encoding NADH peroxidase: MAKYRCKVCGEIITDESIDKCPVCKAGKDKWELVVEGTEKVWATEHVIGEGLACGDEEIIMGLRANFEGECTEVGMYLAMSRAADREGYPEIAEAYKRIAFEEAEHAAKFAELLGECVSASSEENLTKRVEAEYGATSGKFDLAKRAKMLGFDAIHDTVHEMAKDEARHGKAFVGLLNRYFGK, encoded by the coding sequence ATGGCAAAATACAGATGTAAAGTATGTGGAGAAATTATAACTGATGAGAGTATTGACAAATGTCCAGTATGTAAAGCAGGAAAAGACAAATGGGAATTAGTAGTAGAAGGAACTGAAAAAGTTTGGGCTACTGAACATGTAATCGGAGAAGGATTAGCTTGTGGAGATGAAGAAATTATAATGGGTCTAAGAGCTAACTTTGAAGGAGAATGCACAGAAGTTGGAATGTACCTAGCAATGTCTAGAGCTGCTGATAGAGAAGGATATCCAGAAATTGCTGAAGCTTATAAAAGAATAGCTTTTGAAGAAGCTGAGCACGCAGCTAAATTTGCTGAATTACTAGGAGAATGTGTAAGTGCATCTTCAGAAGAAAACTTAACTAAAAGAGTTGAAGCTGAATATGGAGCTACATCAGGGAAATTTGATTTAGCTAAGAGAGCTAAAATGTTAGGATTTGACGCTATTCACGATACAGTTCATGAAATGGCTAAAGATGAAGCTAGACATGGAAAAGCATTTGTAGGATTATTAAATAGATATTTTGGTAAATAA